A single genomic interval of uncultured Sphaerochaeta sp. harbors:
- a CDS encoding acyl-CoA dehydratase activase-related protein: protein MRWSGYNEAGLMGAYGCALHARDQHHKGPTAKVLPSHSHNLEHFTHRTKTTYCKGCTNNCLLTINIFDEGRKLVSGNKCDRIVSPDTFINNPEQLNIYAFKQQYLAHLKPIKGERGRIGLPLQLNFYEQLPFWHTFFSHLGFEVVVSSPSTRETYLKGQSTISSDTICYPAKLMHGHIKALLEKQVPAIFYPCSSYNIDEEKGDNHFNCPVVAYYPEVLRHNISELQDGSVTFISDYLSLADRAFLPKRMYQVLSQYYPVKKQEIRAAVKAGYASLEDLPESHQGTGETHH, encoded by the coding sequence GTGAGGTGGTCAGGATACAATGAAGCAGGACTCATGGGTGCATATGGCTGTGCCTTGCATGCCCGTGACCAGCACCATAAAGGTCCCACAGCAAAGGTACTACCCTCTCACTCACACAACTTGGAACACTTCACCCATCGTACCAAGACCACATACTGCAAAGGATGCACCAACAACTGTTTGTTGACGATCAATATCTTTGATGAAGGTCGTAAGCTGGTAAGCGGTAATAAATGCGATCGCATTGTCAGCCCTGATACGTTCATCAATAACCCGGAGCAGCTGAATATCTATGCCTTCAAGCAACAATATCTTGCTCATCTGAAGCCCATAAAGGGAGAGAGAGGAAGAATTGGATTGCCTTTGCAACTCAATTTCTATGAACAGTTACCTTTCTGGCATACCTTCTTTTCCCACTTGGGTTTTGAGGTCGTGGTCTCATCCCCATCAACGAGGGAAACCTATCTCAAAGGACAGTCCACGATCTCCAGCGATACCATCTGCTATCCAGCAAAATTGATGCATGGACATATCAAGGCTCTGCTGGAGAAACAGGTTCCTGCCATCTTCTATCCATGTTCAAGCTACAACATCGACGAAGAGAAGGGAGACAATCATTTCAACTGTCCTGTGGTAGCCTACTACCCTGAGGTGCTTCGGCACAATATCAGTGAGTTGCAGGACGGCTCTGTTACCTTCATCAGTGATTATCTATCGCTTGCCGACAGAGCCTTTCTTCCAAAACGGATGTATCAGGTTCTCAGTCAGTACTACCCTGTCAAGAAACAGGAGATCAGGGCTGCAGTGAAAGCAGGGTACGCAAGTCTTGAAGACCTACCAGAAAGCCATCAGGGAACAGGGGAAACTCATCATTGA
- the thiI gene encoding tRNA uracil 4-sulfurtransferase ThiI: MKDSTLYLIRLGEISLKGLNRDSFEKRLKQNIKQKLKGYKTQVNRQKGRIFFEISNECPKETVELALGTTFGVVGYSRCLRCEKDISVIRETAKKLIAEEPFNIGKGTFKSIAKRADKSFPMTSYEIDCSLGEIVHEMYPEMTVDVKHPDLTIHCEIRDLAYLYTSPKPGLGGLPVSTAGKGMLLLSGGIDSPVAAYRMAQRGLKMDCIYFHAYPYTSDQALEKVKTLASLIAPYLQATRLHVVPFTEPQLWIKQHSREDETTLMFRAAMMHVANAISEREEGTCIVTGEALSQVASQTLESMAFTDSMSDQLVLRPLVGMDKQEIMNLAMKIGTYETSILPYEDCCVIFSPKHPLVHPDKLVEQEHYRSMGIEPLLEEAIKNTEIVDFGADGIDKIIDRFSFFV, from the coding sequence ATGAAAGATTCCACTCTCTATTTGATACGATTGGGAGAAATCTCCCTGAAAGGTCTGAACCGCGATTCCTTCGAGAAACGCCTGAAACAGAACATCAAGCAAAAACTGAAAGGATATAAAACACAGGTTAATCGCCAAAAAGGCCGAATATTCTTTGAAATCAGCAACGAGTGTCCTAAAGAAACCGTTGAATTGGCACTGGGAACCACCTTTGGTGTGGTAGGCTACTCCCGTTGCCTACGTTGTGAGAAAGATATCTCTGTTATCAGGGAGACTGCCAAAAAACTGATCGCTGAAGAACCTTTCAACATAGGTAAGGGTACTTTCAAGTCAATCGCCAAACGCGCTGACAAGAGTTTTCCCATGACCAGTTATGAGATCGACTGCTCTCTTGGTGAGATAGTCCATGAGATGTACCCCGAGATGACCGTTGATGTGAAGCATCCTGATCTGACCATCCATTGTGAGATCAGGGACCTAGCCTATCTCTATACGTCCCCAAAACCGGGCCTGGGGGGATTGCCTGTCTCTACAGCTGGAAAGGGAATGTTGCTCTTGAGTGGAGGTATCGACAGCCCAGTTGCTGCCTACCGTATGGCACAACGGGGGTTGAAGATGGATTGTATTTACTTCCACGCCTACCCCTACACCAGTGACCAAGCCCTGGAAAAAGTGAAAACCTTGGCAAGTCTCATTGCACCATATCTCCAGGCAACCAGGCTGCATGTTGTGCCATTCACCGAGCCTCAGCTCTGGATCAAGCAACACAGCAGGGAGGATGAGACCACATTGATGTTCCGTGCAGCAATGATGCATGTCGCCAATGCTATCAGTGAGAGAGAAGAAGGGACCTGTATCGTAACCGGTGAAGCACTCAGCCAAGTGGCGAGCCAGACCCTTGAGTCGATGGCCTTTACTGACAGCATGAGTGATCAGTTGGTTCTCCGCCCACTAGTCGGTATGGACAAACAGGAAATCATGAATCTTGCCATGAAGATTGGTACCTACGAGACTTCAATCCTTCCCTATGAAGATTGTTGTGTCATCTTCAGTCCAAAACACCCATTGGTGCATCCAGACAAGTTGGTGGAACAAGAGCATTACCGCTCCATGGGTATTGAACCATTGCTAGAAGAAGCAATCAAAAACACTGAAATTGTCGATTTTGGTGCGGATGGTATCGATAAGATAATAGACAGATTTAGCTTTTTTGTATAA
- a CDS encoding BadF/BadG/BcrA/BcrD ATPase family protein, translating into MKIGLDVGSTTMKCVVLDDTMRVLHTDYRRHYSQIAETACTMLTDIKEICAGQPTKFALSGSAGMGLAQNLGLPFVQEVYATRIAITRFLPHTDVVIELGGEDAKILFLSQNMEVRMNGTCAGGTGSFIDQMASLLHVDQMELNELAKQAKQSYSIASRCGVFAKSDIQPLVNQGAEKSDISLSVLQSVVNQSIGGLAQGRPIKGQVVYLGGPLTFLSELRKAFDKALGLEGICPENSLYYVALGTALSADEQEIELDELIYNLEHYVTGKAFTSILPLFENPEAYEAFKSRHAKATLTKIDPALYSGPAFLGVDAGSTTIKACIIDPEGRLLYSRYEANNGNPVQAIREFLENFYTTYPQYID; encoded by the coding sequence ATGAAGATCGGCTTGGATGTTGGTTCCACGACCATGAAATGTGTCGTGCTTGATGATACGATGCGGGTACTGCATACAGACTATAGACGTCACTACTCTCAGATTGCTGAGACAGCATGTACCATGCTTACCGATATCAAGGAAATCTGCGCAGGACAGCCTACTAAGTTTGCGCTTTCTGGGTCGGCTGGCATGGGGCTTGCCCAGAACCTGGGCCTCCCCTTTGTCCAGGAAGTATACGCAACCAGGATAGCAATAACGAGATTCCTTCCCCACACCGATGTTGTCATTGAACTCGGAGGTGAAGATGCAAAGATCCTGTTTCTTTCCCAGAACATGGAAGTCAGGATGAACGGGACCTGTGCCGGTGGTACGGGTTCCTTTATCGACCAGATGGCAAGTTTGTTGCATGTAGACCAGATGGAACTGAATGAACTTGCAAAGCAGGCAAAGCAGAGCTACTCAATCGCCTCCAGGTGCGGTGTGTTTGCAAAAAGCGATATCCAGCCCTTGGTGAATCAGGGGGCAGAGAAAAGTGATATTTCGCTCTCAGTGCTCCAATCGGTAGTAAACCAGAGTATTGGAGGACTTGCACAGGGGCGACCCATCAAGGGCCAGGTAGTCTACCTTGGCGGACCGCTTACATTCCTCAGTGAGCTGAGAAAGGCGTTTGACAAGGCCCTTGGCCTTGAGGGTATTTGCCCTGAGAACTCCCTCTATTATGTTGCCCTGGGAACAGCACTCAGTGCTGACGAACAGGAAATTGAGCTGGATGAGTTAATTTACAACCTTGAACATTATGTTACAGGAAAAGCTTTTACTTCTATTCTTCCCCTATTTGAAAATCCAGAAGCTTATGAAGCATTCAAGAGTCGTCACGCAAAGGCAACATTAACCAAAATTGATCCGGCACTATATTCAGGTCCAGCATTCCTGGGTGTGGATGCAGGTTCCACTACCATCAAGGCCTGCATCATCGACCCTGAGGGAAGATTGTTGTACAGCCGATATGAGGCAAACAATGGCAATCCAGTGCAGGCCATCAGGGAGTTCCTGGAAAATTTCTACACAACCTATCCCCAATATATCGATTGA
- a CDS encoding 3-dehydroquinate synthase family protein — translation MVTTQLDNGKQTEVLLADDLKDLSAHLGEYGRLVLWVFDTNTAKLFKQLPPSHVVLESGESAKNFSSLERILSAALDEGLARDGRIIGFGGGVVCDMSAFAASVYMRGCRLTLVPTTLLAMVDASLGGKAAIDFKGMKNMVGSFYPASEVLISIDTLRTLNDKEFLNGLAEVVKHALLSQDEELYKFLLVRKNEILSRDPKTLAALVELSLKVKQWYIEQDPTETKGIRQSLNLGHTFGHALESSSHYLMWGHGACVAWGTCRALEAGVALGVTDKAYASGATKLFKSFGYDIEYRIGRGDWIEYRDHLLKDKKKADGKVQFVLLEKQGSTVLSPLDLQLIQHLVIAKPIF, via the coding sequence ATGGTGACTACGCAGTTAGATAATGGCAAGCAGACAGAAGTATTGCTTGCTGACGACTTGAAGGACCTTTCGGCCCATCTTGGTGAGTATGGACGCTTGGTATTATGGGTGTTTGATACGAATACGGCAAAACTGTTCAAGCAGCTTCCTCCAAGCCATGTTGTCCTGGAAAGTGGAGAGAGTGCAAAGAATTTCTCTTCCTTGGAACGTATTCTCAGTGCAGCTCTCGATGAAGGCCTTGCACGCGATGGCCGGATTATTGGGTTTGGAGGGGGAGTGGTTTGTGACATGTCCGCCTTTGCTGCATCGGTGTATATGCGTGGTTGCCGTCTTACCTTGGTTCCCACTACCTTGCTTGCCATGGTTGATGCTTCACTGGGAGGCAAGGCCGCCATCGACTTCAAGGGAATGAAGAACATGGTCGGTTCGTTCTATCCAGCCAGTGAAGTGCTCATCTCCATCGATACCCTGAGAACCCTCAACGACAAGGAGTTTCTCAATGGACTGGCCGAGGTGGTCAAGCATGCTTTGCTTAGCCAGGATGAGGAACTCTACAAATTCCTGTTGGTTCGTAAGAACGAGATTCTCAGTAGGGACCCAAAAACATTGGCTGCCTTGGTGGAACTCTCGCTCAAGGTAAAGCAGTGGTACATTGAACAGGACCCAACAGAGACCAAGGGCATAAGGCAGAGTCTGAATCTGGGGCATACGTTTGGGCATGCCCTGGAGTCCTCATCCCACTATCTGATGTGGGGCCATGGTGCCTGTGTTGCGTGGGGAACCTGTCGAGCACTCGAGGCTGGTGTTGCACTTGGTGTTACCGACAAGGCATATGCAAGCGGGGCAACCAAGCTTTTCAAGAGCTTTGGGTATGACATTGAGTATCGTATCGGTCGTGGTGACTGGATTGAATACCGTGACCACCTGCTCAAGGACAAGAAGAAAGCGGACGGGAAGGTGCAATTTGTCCTGTTGGAAAAACAGGGTTCGACCGTCCTCAGTCCGCTTGATCTGCAGCTTATCCAGCATTTGGTTATAGCAAAGCCGATTTTCTAG
- a CDS encoding BadF/BadG/BcrA/BcrD ATPase family protein, translating to MAIQCRPSGSSWKISTQPIPNISIEKSCSTGYGEHLLQNAFAFEYSLVETMAHYKSAKTFQKDVDFIIDIGGQDIKCFKIKDGTIDDIFLNEACSSGCGSFLQTFSNALGYSPQEAAALAIKAKNPVDLGSRCTVFMNSSVKQAQKDGASVSDIFAGLAISVVKNALYKVIRSTDPAMLGKHIVVQGGTFLNDAVLRSFETELGSEVVRIQ from the coding sequence ATGGCAATCCAGTGCAGGCCATCAGGGAGTTCCTGGAAAATTTCTACACAACCTATCCCCAATATATCGATTGAAAAATCTTGCTCTACTGGTTATGGCGAACATCTGCTGCAGAATGCCTTTGCATTTGAGTACTCCCTCGTAGAAACCATGGCCCACTACAAGAGTGCAAAGACCTTCCAGAAAGATGTCGACTTTATCATCGACATCGGCGGACAGGACATCAAATGCTTCAAGATCAAGGATGGCACCATCGACGATATCTTCCTCAATGAAGCATGTTCGTCGGGCTGTGGTTCCTTCCTGCAGACCTTTTCCAATGCACTTGGCTATTCCCCGCAGGAAGCAGCAGCACTTGCCATTAAGGCAAAGAATCCTGTTGATCTGGGCTCCCGTTGCACAGTATTCATGAACAGCTCGGTCAAACAAGCCCAGAAGGACGGGGCAAGTGTTTCAGATATCTTTGCAGGATTGGCCATCAGCGTCGTAAAGAATGCACTCTATAAAGTAATACGCTCCACCGACCCAGCAATGTTGGGCAAGCATATCGTTGTACAGGGAGGGACATTCCTGAACGATGCAGTACTCCGTTCCTTCGAGACGGAGCTGGGAAGTGAGGTGGTCAGGATACAATGA
- a CDS encoding cysteine desulfurase family protein encodes MQEIRYFDSAATTIMSRTALDVYQQVASTYIGNPSSLHAEGIKAKEKLEQAREDLAGILSVPKETLTFTGGASEANAIVFNSLVWRLQKPHVIISNIEHSSIKEYVRLMKQLGWKVTTLNAPGGFIKAEDLRSALTKQTRLVSLMLVNNVVGSIQDIQALVAEVRAFEKEQGGRKIHFHTDATQALGKIPFSLEALGVDSAAFSAHKFHGPKGVGFLYNTDPAIESLSRGGGQEAGLRPGTENLPGIVSMVEAAKEAMEQFSDHERQVKQINTLLRKRLQSLQAISPVDSCSPYILNIATNNLPSEVFTRMLYDKGFCVSSGSACSNNAKQKGEGVLDSMQVPPSLAKSSIRISFSADTTTEEAEALAEAITTLIQEHA; translated from the coding sequence ATGCAAGAAATACGCTATTTTGACAGTGCTGCCACCACCATCATGAGCAGAACCGCTCTTGATGTGTACCAACAGGTAGCAAGTACATACATCGGCAACCCAAGCAGTCTTCATGCTGAGGGGATCAAGGCAAAGGAAAAGCTTGAACAAGCCAGGGAGGATCTGGCTGGGATTCTTTCTGTCCCCAAGGAGACCCTCACCTTCACTGGCGGGGCCAGCGAGGCAAATGCCATTGTCTTCAACAGCTTGGTTTGGAGACTGCAGAAACCACATGTGATCATCAGCAATATTGAACACTCTTCCATCAAGGAGTATGTCCGGCTGATGAAACAGTTGGGCTGGAAGGTCACAACCCTTAATGCACCGGGTGGATTTATCAAGGCAGAAGATCTTCGCTCTGCCTTGACTAAACAAACACGTCTGGTCTCCCTGATGCTCGTGAATAATGTCGTGGGCTCCATCCAGGACATCCAGGCTCTGGTTGCTGAAGTTCGTGCCTTTGAAAAGGAACAGGGAGGAAGAAAAATTCACTTCCATACCGATGCAACCCAAGCGCTCGGAAAGATTCCTTTTTCCCTTGAAGCACTGGGAGTGGATAGTGCAGCCTTCAGCGCGCACAAATTCCATGGACCGAAGGGAGTTGGATTTCTCTACAACACTGATCCAGCGATTGAGAGCCTCTCACGGGGAGGCGGACAGGAGGCTGGTCTGAGACCAGGAACAGAGAACCTGCCTGGAATTGTCAGTATGGTCGAAGCAGCGAAAGAAGCCATGGAGCAGTTTTCCGATCACGAAAGGCAGGTCAAGCAGATCAACACCCTGCTTAGGAAACGTCTTCAATCCTTGCAGGCCATCAGCCCTGTGGATTCCTGTTCACCCTATATCCTGAACATTGCCACAAATAATCTACCCAGTGAAGTATTCACACGGATGCTGTATGACAAGGGATTTTGTGTCTCCTCCGGTTCTGCCTGCAGCAATAATGCAAAACAGAAGGGAGAGGGAGTCCTTGACTCCATGCAGGTTCCGCCCTCATTGGCAAAAAGCAGCATTCGGATCTCATTCAGTGCTGATACCACTACAGAAGAAGCTGAAGCCTTGGCCGAAGCTATCACCACCCTCATCCAGGAGCATGCATGA
- a CDS encoding ATP-dependent RNA helicase gives MKHLPVYMHRQEILDGLEQNQVIIVESPTGSGKTTQIPLILHEAGYADALQVGITQPRRIATLSVSEFIKKQVARNDEFVGYKMRFEDTTSPGTRIKVMTDGILLMELKADPLLRSYSVILVDEAHERSLNIDFILGLLKHVMKERPEFKVIISSATINTKVFSEFFDKAPIISIDARVYPVKVIYKPLQRESLEYQVEAITQIVTTEAKKKSGDILVFMSGEFDITNCVNALYMADTDKRLEIYPLYGRLSKEEQESVFNDTSPGKTKVVVATNIAETSVTIDGITTVIDCGIAKINFYNQKDFTSSLVPLPTSRSSCEQRKGRAGRTSPGVCYRLYGEDDYKSRLTYGTEEILRTDLSEVVLRMSDLGITDYEHFPFITRPKHSAITSAEETLRFIGAIDEKRQLTTVGSLMCKFPLLPRHSRVIVEAMMNHPDVLEEVLIAVSFLSTKTPFLLPPGEEDLSRAAHRRFNNTEYGDFASYLNIYHQYTANTGKDAKQRFCKKNYLDFQGMQEIVHVNEQLGEICGDVGFPLASGGTVREYLCCIASGLMQYVCIKARGNMYKSLTADQVFIHPGSAYFKSLPQFIIAGEIVQTSRLYARSVSPLDKAWLNDISPELYPKLTALVQKERPSGKLQKQEVREKAIKEREEKGKATITVYKRTYPTLVLGGKKKKEKLVALIPLEDLNYLNQMNEKAPKRPKNFPVAILYRGFYIHYGDKFFSALELQGKVNPGKGILDNPPSGIYTIEDAGILIDNLHWLLALTKSKKQRKHLYFVALEESGNGNYRFTADDDCFDALDTSLYTLLTLADSLEAAQMKKQAKEVTKIYGNLLKLVE, from the coding sequence ATGAAACATTTGCCGGTCTATATGCACCGGCAGGAGATTCTTGATGGCCTTGAGCAAAATCAGGTCATCATCGTCGAAAGCCCAACGGGAAGTGGAAAAACCACTCAGATCCCCCTCATTCTTCATGAAGCTGGCTATGCAGATGCCCTGCAGGTCGGCATTACCCAACCAAGGCGAATCGCCACACTCAGTGTCAGTGAGTTTATCAAGAAACAGGTAGCCCGTAACGACGAATTCGTAGGCTACAAGATGCGCTTTGAGGACACCACCAGCCCAGGAACCCGAATCAAGGTCATGACCGACGGTATTCTCCTGATGGAACTCAAGGCAGACCCACTGCTTCGTTCCTATTCTGTCATTCTTGTCGATGAAGCACATGAGCGTTCGCTCAATATCGATTTCATTCTGGGGCTTCTCAAGCATGTCATGAAGGAACGCCCGGAGTTCAAGGTCATCATCTCCAGTGCTACCATCAATACCAAGGTATTCAGTGAGTTCTTTGATAAAGCTCCCATCATCAGCATTGATGCACGAGTCTATCCTGTAAAGGTTATCTATAAGCCACTGCAACGGGAATCACTTGAGTATCAAGTGGAAGCAATCACCCAGATTGTTACTACCGAGGCCAAGAAAAAAAGTGGTGACATCCTGGTCTTCATGAGCGGGGAGTTTGACATCACCAACTGTGTGAATGCACTGTATATGGCCGATACTGACAAGCGGCTGGAAATCTATCCGTTGTACGGAAGGCTCAGCAAAGAGGAGCAGGAGTCGGTCTTCAACGATACCTCCCCCGGAAAAACCAAGGTGGTTGTTGCCACGAACATTGCCGAAACATCAGTCACTATCGATGGTATTACCACTGTTATCGACTGTGGGATTGCAAAAATAAACTTCTACAACCAGAAAGATTTCACCTCTTCCCTAGTCCCACTTCCCACCAGCCGTTCAAGTTGTGAACAGAGGAAGGGGCGCGCTGGACGTACCAGTCCTGGTGTATGCTACCGTCTCTACGGTGAAGATGACTACAAGAGCAGGCTGACGTATGGCACAGAGGAGATTCTCAGGACTGACCTGAGCGAGGTTGTCCTACGTATGAGTGACCTGGGAATAACTGACTATGAGCATTTTCCTTTCATCACCAGGCCTAAGCATAGTGCCATCACCAGCGCAGAGGAGACACTCAGGTTCATCGGGGCAATCGATGAGAAGCGTCAGCTGACCACTGTCGGAAGCCTGATGTGCAAATTCCCCCTGCTTCCCCGTCACTCCCGCGTCATCGTGGAAGCGATGATGAATCATCCAGACGTCCTGGAGGAGGTCTTGATCGCAGTGAGTTTCCTCTCTACCAAGACGCCATTCCTCCTTCCTCCTGGGGAAGAGGACCTCAGCCGTGCTGCGCACCGCAGGTTCAACAATACGGAGTACGGCGATTTTGCTTCCTACCTGAATATCTACCATCAGTATACTGCCAATACCGGCAAGGATGCCAAACAGCGGTTCTGCAAGAAGAACTATCTCGATTTCCAAGGAATGCAGGAGATAGTCCATGTCAATGAGCAACTTGGTGAAATCTGCGGAGACGTGGGATTCCCTCTTGCAAGTGGTGGAACGGTGAGAGAGTATCTTTGCTGCATCGCCAGTGGATTGATGCAGTATGTGTGTATCAAGGCACGGGGAAACATGTACAAGAGTCTTACCGCAGACCAGGTGTTCATACACCCAGGAAGCGCCTACTTCAAGAGTCTTCCCCAGTTCATCATAGCCGGTGAGATTGTACAGACCAGCAGGCTCTATGCCCGTAGTGTCAGTCCTCTGGACAAGGCATGGCTAAACGACATCTCCCCTGAGCTCTACCCCAAGCTTACTGCATTGGTACAGAAGGAACGTCCTTCAGGCAAGCTGCAGAAGCAGGAGGTACGGGAAAAAGCCATCAAGGAGAGAGAGGAGAAGGGAAAAGCCACCATCACGGTGTACAAGAGAACCTATCCTACGCTGGTACTTGGAGGAAAGAAGAAGAAAGAGAAGCTTGTTGCCCTTATCCCGCTTGAGGATTTGAACTACCTCAACCAGATGAACGAGAAGGCCCCCAAGAGACCGAAGAACTTCCCAGTAGCCATTCTTTACAGGGGATTCTATATTCACTATGGAGATAAGTTTTTCTCAGCACTTGAATTGCAAGGGAAAGTAAATCCAGGAAAGGGTATTCTGGATAATCCTCCATCAGGAATATACACCATAGAGGATGCTGGCATTCTCATTGACAACCTGCATTGGTTGCTCGCTTTGACCAAGAGCAAGAAACAACGAAAACACTTGTATTTTGTGGCATTGGAAGAGAGTGGAAACGGCAACTATCGTTTCACTGCAGATGATGATTGCTTTGATGCCTTGGACACCTCGCTTTACACGCTTCTCACCCTCGCCGACTCCTTGGAGGCGGCACAGATGAAGAAGCAGGCAAAAGAGGTGACCAAAATCTATGGCAACCTGTTGAAATTGGTGGAATAG
- the hisS gene encoding histidine--tRNA ligase: MSKEPKARSIIEPRVLKGFRDFLPSMEIPKKAITNNLEKHFRSYGFVPIDTPVLEYTEVLLGKGGGETDKQIFHFKDNGERDVALRFDLTVPFARFLAQHQSELSLPFKRFHIDKVWRGENPQKGRYREFTQCDFDIVGVDNAEADFEILSMMDSSFSVMGVENYQFCIAHRGLFNTFLSHHGLLELSVEILRTVDKLRKIGKEEVLKLLRELTGDVQKANAILQYISKEDEKEPFLTTLDRLTALSGGENPHSERMRTIYSYLCEAGIEKHFTFDPSITRGLDYYTGIVYETFLTELPHFGSVCSGGRYNDLASLYTKEELPGVGSSIGLDRLLAALEELSSPLVASASSADVAIFNTDVKHFSHYDRIARAMRKDGLRVAVYLLNKKQGAQYKWAETNAIPFAILLSDEDVQSSTLTLKNLKNRDMHKALSIEAAIALIRKELL; encoded by the coding sequence ATGAGCAAGGAACCGAAGGCAAGAAGCATTATAGAACCTAGGGTTCTCAAGGGTTTCAGAGACTTTTTGCCCTCCATGGAAATCCCAAAGAAAGCAATCACCAACAACCTCGAGAAACACTTTAGGTCCTATGGATTTGTTCCCATTGATACTCCGGTACTTGAATACACCGAAGTCCTTCTTGGCAAGGGTGGAGGAGAGACAGATAAGCAAATCTTCCACTTTAAGGACAATGGCGAGAGGGATGTTGCCCTTCGCTTCGATCTGACCGTCCCCTTCGCTCGCTTTCTCGCGCAACACCAGAGTGAACTCTCCCTACCCTTCAAACGCTTCCATATAGATAAGGTATGGCGGGGAGAGAATCCCCAGAAAGGTCGCTACCGTGAATTCACGCAGTGTGACTTCGATATCGTGGGTGTTGACAACGCAGAGGCTGATTTTGAAATCCTTTCCATGATGGATAGTTCATTCTCGGTAATGGGTGTTGAGAATTACCAGTTCTGTATTGCACACCGGGGTTTGTTCAACACCTTCCTCTCACATCATGGCCTGCTTGAACTGAGCGTAGAGATTCTCAGGACAGTAGATAAACTCAGGAAGATTGGAAAAGAGGAAGTACTGAAGCTCTTGAGAGAACTCACAGGCGACGTACAGAAGGCCAATGCAATTCTACAGTACATCAGCAAGGAGGATGAAAAGGAGCCCTTTCTCACCACCTTGGATAGGCTCACAGCCCTCTCTGGTGGAGAGAACCCACACAGTGAGAGAATGAGAACCATTTACTCCTACCTCTGTGAGGCTGGGATTGAGAAACACTTCACCTTTGACCCCTCGATCACACGTGGACTCGACTACTATACCGGTATCGTGTATGAAACCTTCCTCACCGAACTCCCCCATTTCGGCTCTGTCTGCAGTGGTGGTCGATACAATGATCTTGCAAGCCTCTATACCAAGGAGGAACTCCCTGGAGTGGGAAGTTCCATTGGCTTGGATCGCCTGTTAGCCGCACTTGAGGAGTTGTCCAGCCCATTGGTAGCATCTGCCAGCTCAGCTGATGTGGCAATTTTCAACACCGATGTTAAGCATTTTTCCCACTATGACCGAATCGCGCGAGCAATGCGTAAGGATGGGTTAAGGGTGGCCGTCTATTTGCTCAACAAGAAACAAGGAGCCCAATACAAGTGGGCTGAAACAAACGCAATACCGTTCGCTATCCTTCTTTCAGATGAGGATGTACAATCCTCCACCCTTACATTGAAGAATCTAAAGAACAGGGATATGCACAAAGCTCTCTCAATTGAGGCGGCTATTGCACTTATAAGAAAGGAATTACTTTGA